A window of Pelomonas sp. SE-A7 genomic DNA:
GTTCGAATGCGCGGACGTCGGCGATGCCGAGGCCATGCAGGCGCTGTTCGCCAAGCATGCCTTCGAGGCCGTGGTCCATTTCGCCGCCTACAAGGCCGTGGGCGAATCGACCGAGAAGCCGCTGGACTACTACCGCAACAACCTCGGCGGCCTGCTGACCATCTGCGAGACCATGGCCTCGCATGGCTGCCGCCGCATCGTCTTCAGCTCCAGCGCCACGGTCTACGGCACGCCGGAGCAGTTGCCGCTGCGCGAGGACGCGCCGGTGTCGGCGGTCAACCCCTACGGCCAGACCAAGCTGATAGGCGAGACCATCCTGCGCGACATTGGCGCCGCCGACCCGCGCTGGCAGACCGCCTGCCTGCGCTACTTCAACCCGGTCGGTGCCCACGAGAGCGGCGAGATCGGCGAGGACCCGCGTGGCATCCCGAACAACCTGATGCCCTACGTGGCCCAGGTCGCCGTGGGCCGCCGGGACGTGCTGAAGGTCTTCGGCAACGACTACGACACGCCCGACGGCACCGGCGTGCGCGACTACATCCACGTGGTCGACCTGGCCGAGGGCCATGTGGCGGCGCTGCGCTTCCTGCTCGGCGGCCATGAGTCGATCACGGTCAACCTGGGCACCGGCCAGGGCTACAGCGTGCTGGACGTGGTGCGCGCCTACGAGGCGGCCAGCGGCAAGCCCGTGCCCTTCGAATTTGCGCCGCGCCGCGCCGGCGACGTGGCCGCCTGCTGGGCCGACCCGCAGCTGGCCGCCGACAAGCTGGGCTGGCGCGCCAGCCGCGACCTCCAGACCATGTGCAGCGACAGCTGGCGCTGGCAGAGCCAGAACCCGGAGGGGTTCTGAAGAGGGCTTTTGACGGCAGGTGCCGGCAAAGCTTTTCCGGCGATTGAACGCCCTACGCCTGCCCACAATAGGACGAGCATGAGCAGCGACAAGAACGTCAAAACGATCCAGGTCCAGCCGGTCATCATGGCCGGCGGCAGCGGCACGCGGCTGTGGCCGCTGTCGCGCGCCGGCTATCCCAAGCAGTTCCTGGTGCTGTCGGGCAACGAGAGCCTGTTCCAGCAGGCCGCCCGCCGCCTGGCCGACCTGGGCGCTGCCGACATCGCCACCACGGCGCCACTGATCGTCGGCAATGAGGAGCACCGCTTCCTGCTGCTGGACCAGCTGCGCGAGACCGGCATCGAGCCCGGCGCCGCCCTCTTGGAGCCCTGCGGCCGCAACACCGCACCGGCCGTGACCCTGGCCGCGCTGGCCGCCGTCGAAGGCGGTGACGATCCGGTGCTGGTGGTGACGCCGGCCGACCAGACCCTGACCGACCCGGCCGCCTTCAAGGCCGCGATGCAGCAGGCGGTGCGCGAAGCCGCCGGCGGTGCCATCGTCATCTTGGGCATCAAGCCCGAGCGGCCCGAGACCGGCTACGGCTACATCCGCGCCGAGGCCGACGGCAGCGGACTCAAGGTTGCCGCCTTCGTCGAGAAGCCTGATGCCGCCACCGCCCAGAAGTACCTGGACAGCGGCGACTACAGCTGGAACGCCGGCATGTTCGTGCTGCGCGCCAGCACCTGGCTGGCGGCCCTGGGCCAGTTCCGTCCGGACATCCTCGAAGCCACCCGCGCCGCCTGGACCGCCCGCAGCACCGACGCCAAGTTCATCCGCCCCGGCAAGGCCCAGTTCGCCGCCGTGCCCAGCGAGTCCATCGACTACGCCGTGATGGAGCGCTGCCCCGGCAGCGCCTTCCTGCTCCGCATGGTGAGCCTGTCGGCCGGCTGGAACGACCTGGGCGCCTGGGAGGCGGTCTGGCTGGTGGCCGACAAGGACGCCGAGGGCAATGCCTCGGTGGGCGACGCCATCGTCAAGCAGAGCCGCAACACCTTCGTCCATGCGACCAGCCGCCTGGTCAGCGTGGTCGGTCTGGAAGACGTGGTCGTGGTCGAGACGCCGGATGCGGTGCTGGTCACCGACCGCTCGCGCAGCCAGGAGGTCAAGGCCATCGTCGGCCAGCTGCATGCACAGAACCGCGGCGAGCTGGACTTGCCACGCAAGGTCCACCGCCCCTGGGGTTGGTACGACAGCATCGACCACGGTGAACGCTTCCAGGTCAAGCGCATCATGGTCAAGCCCGGTGCCTCGCTGAGCCTGCAGATGCACCACCACCGCGCCGAGCACTGGA
This region includes:
- the galE gene encoding UDP-glucose 4-epimerase GalE; translated protein: MSSNPKILLTGATGYIGSHTWLALLAAGFDVVGVDDFSNSSPAVLPRIAQLSDQQPQFECADVGDAEAMQALFAKHAFEAVVHFAAYKAVGESTEKPLDYYRNNLGGLLTICETMASHGCRRIVFSSSATVYGTPEQLPLREDAPVSAVNPYGQTKLIGETILRDIGAADPRWQTACLRYFNPVGAHESGEIGEDPRGIPNNLMPYVAQVAVGRRDVLKVFGNDYDTPDGTGVRDYIHVVDLAEGHVAALRFLLGGHESITVNLGTGQGYSVLDVVRAYEAASGKPVPFEFAPRRAGDVAACWADPQLAADKLGWRASRDLQTMCSDSWRWQSQNPEGF
- a CDS encoding mannose-1-phosphate guanylyltransferase/mannose-6-phosphate isomerase, producing the protein MSSDKNVKTIQVQPVIMAGGSGTRLWPLSRAGYPKQFLVLSGNESLFQQAARRLADLGAADIATTAPLIVGNEEHRFLLLDQLRETGIEPGAALLEPCGRNTAPAVTLAALAAVEGGDDPVLVVTPADQTLTDPAAFKAAMQQAVREAAGGAIVILGIKPERPETGYGYIRAEADGSGLKVAAFVEKPDAATAQKYLDSGDYSWNAGMFVLRASTWLAALGQFRPDILEATRAAWTARSTDAKFIRPGKAQFAAVPSESIDYAVMERCPGSAFLLRMVSLSAGWNDLGAWEAVWLVADKDAEGNASVGDAIVKQSRNTFVHATSRLVSVVGLEDVVVVETPDAVLVTDRSRSQEVKAIVGQLHAQNRGELDLPRKVHRPWGWYDSIDHGERFQVKRIMVKPGASLSLQMHHHRAEHWIVVSGTAEVTNGDQILLISENQSTYIPLGQKHRLRNPGKVPLEIIEVQSGTYLGEDDIVRFDDTYGRS